The following nucleotide sequence is from Pagrus major chromosome 13, Pma_NU_1.0.
CTTTTGGCTATGAATTCTTATTCCAGCTCAGAGTGCGTTTATAAGTGATAGCAGGCAGAACAAAACTAGagactttttaaactttttaaaagtcTCTTATTTAGCCTCACATGTCTCAGTGTCTTCAAATGtgtcctattttttttttagcagtaggAAGTTTCACAGATAGCCCTTGTTTTGACCACTAGAGGGCCACCAAGTCATAAGAATATGGATAGCTGAGTGGCTGGTGAGAAAGTTCAGGGAGTTCAAGGCAATGTGCTGGCATTGCagtgagggagaaagagtgGAGAGTTTACCTGCCCCTGTCTGCGTGTGGAAAAAGACTTTGCAGGCAGCGGTGGAGGACATGGCCGAGGCTCTCCGGCCGCCATGATGTCCTGGTACCAGCGCTCGAGGTTAATAGGAGGCATTGCGTTCCTGCTCAGCTCAGGCTGGCTCTGAGGTGATGATGACAAGCATCCAGCCAAAGGAgaggtgtgtggggggggggggcagtgcAGGATCAGCATCAGTGACAGAACATCAAGCAGATAAAGATAAACATTCGTGTAGCAATCTCAAGCTAGGATAGTTGGAGCAAAACACTGAGATGGTACCAACGTGGGACCCCAGCATTCAGGAAAGAATAACAAACCTGtgcagagagaaaggaggaaggaCCACATGCAGCTGAGTGGCACGAGAAGGCGGCTTCAGAGGAGGCCAGTTGGAATGATGCAatagaggcagaggcagaggaagaggagggatcGACTCTCTGCATCCCAAAGATCCGGcttaactgactgactgtgatGTACTCCTTCACACAGACAATACAGATACACAGATAAAGGTACATTCACAgaacagggagagagaagagagtggAAACGGTTGAGAAGCCATCAGAGAAACATGTCAGAGAGTATATGGCAGAGAGCAGGCAGAGTGTCTACCTCACACGGCAGAGCTGGAGCGACAGCGAGGGAGAGGCAGTGGAGAGCAGCAGGGGAAGAGGAGCGAGGTTGCATAGAAGCACTTCCATACATCTTATAGACATCAGAGAGCCTGAGGTACTCCTGCATCGACAGCCAGAACACAGGGATAAGGAGGCTGAAGACAGCAAGAGTCAACACTTAGAAAAGTCATGCAAGGATGCACAAAGCAAACACAACTCACTGTGTCACTTTACAGTTTCTTCcgagttttttgtttttgcataatCATCTATTTATGTCGAAGGAACGATTCTCTTAAAATGCTTCAGCTTGAGATATTACATCCATACATGAAGAATGTACAGGCCTCAAACCAGTGAAACTAAGTACATTCGCTAAACTACCATACTTCCACTATTTCCATTTTCCGCTAATGTTTTTGGTAACTTTAGTAACttattactttgcagattgcatgtggcatcagagccaaaatagcaCATTTTTAGGTTCAtcaatttattttgtgttatgctttaatgctcaaaaaacgcATCAGgtctctcatactgtccagtgctaccctctctgtctgaaactgttttagcttctgtctctttaaggccccctcctgaatacccagtctgctctgattggtcagctcacacatgcctgacccagtACCGCTAACAAAGACAgagcaaatgtgtgacatggtgacgtagtgtgacgTCACGAAATCACAGAATTATaggcgagactactgacgaggcgttaaggagcagtgttttctgtgggagagaggagcttctgttggtgcggactttgaccttttcaagACCTTTCAAATGCACAAGAACATTCATGTAAAGTCTCCTTTACATTCAATATATTTTACTGGCAAtatgataaagaaaaaacactgactctGAAAATCcgaaaaatgctaaatattggATCCAGTAATCAACCAGGTGGATAATCGGTCGACTCTTAGTATAAAGTATATACATGTTAATATACTttttaagtgcatttaatatcagatactttaagactgtTACTCAACTATTATTTAcgaccaaagtaatattttaacacgatgtCTTTAATAATGACTTTTGAGTACGTTTTACAACACTGGCAATAATCAACACTCATAAAAGTCATGCAATGATGCACAAAGCAAACATGTAGGCAACACATCTTAATGTGTCtgtatctttaaaataaataaagtcattttacagtttcttccgagtttttatttattttttgcatcatCTATTTATGTCGTAGTTAGCAATTCTCTTAAAAGGCTTTTAAAACCAGATAATTCGGATAATGTACAAACCTCAAACAAACTTTATACGTAGACAAAAGGCAGAAACACTGCAAGCTTGTTGTTTGTCAGTATTTGCTATCACACCATCAtgccctgtttgttttttatcgtGGGAACTGTAGCACAGGCATTTAGGATTTGTTAGGTTTTGTCACAAAGAGGATTTTAATGGGATTTACCTCTTGTAGCCTAACAGGACAGAGCTCAGGGGAGGGGATGTGAggggaggaggacaaggaggcagaggagggacAGGGGCTATGAGGAGGACCGTCCGCATTAACAAGGTCAGGTTCGCTGATGTGGAGACAGTCCTGTTTGAAAAGTTCatctaaattttaaaaaattgcttGGAAGGAATTTATTTTTGAGTACTTCTCCTCAAGTTGGGATTTCATGTCTCACATGTTCCTGCTCACCTCTTTCATGCTGCTGTTGGGCTTTGGGAAGCTCCTCCCACCTGTCAGGATGTGGTACCTCTTCTCCAGGTGACACAACCTCTCCTGCTCCTGAAAGGCAGAAACCAGTATGTATGTACTTTTAATAACCAGCACGCCATGCAACGCTAGTACGTACAATGAGATATTAGAACTTTTTCTTTAGTAAATGATCTgcatacttcttccaccactttTAAATATATGCCTCCTGTATAGGCAGAAATACTGACCTTCTGTAGCAGCTGCAGAGTCAGTGTCCTGTCTTTAACCATCCTCTCACACTCCTGAGCTGCCTGTAACCCCAGCTGCTTCACCTGAGCCTCCAGAGTGCCCATCCTCTCCTGTGAACCAACATGTCCAGTTACATACAATCTTATGTTGATGAtcatgttttacacacacatatatgtgttttctgctgtcCCCACCTTCCTCTGGGCCACGCTGCAGTGATACTCAGCTCGCTCTTGTAGGAGCTGCGAGCTCTGagcctccttcttctcctccagacTGCTCTCCTCCTCGAGCTGGCAGAACTCCAGCTCCTCAAACTGCTTGGTCCCGACTTCCAGAGCTTCAGTTTTCTGTCCAGATATACATGCAGGTTATTCACACCGTTTGAAATCATTTGAACTGAGATATTAAAGGATAAAGCTGGCatatttttactattattaatAAAACTCCATGAAAAGACCCAAACTTGATACATCTTAATGACATGTTCCTTCCTCATGATGAATACTGGCacagctgctgtaaatactTCCTTGTATGTATCAGTCCTCAGTTGCAAATAGTCCCCAACTATAGACTGTTTACTCCCGTTTGAGtaacttttgctgttttttgaTATGAAGCCATGCAATTGTGACCCGATTGAGGTCCTGGTTCAcatcagcccagtcgccagaacaaaatgttaacattatacatttctgcaaaccacggatacattaaatttgaacatttcatatgtctcatatcaacattttacaATATGAGTCAGTATCACGTTCAGATTTCATGTATATGAGCAGACTTTCAAGGAGGAGgtggggatggtggtggcacGGTAGAGAAACAAGTGGCAAGCGAAGAGACCACGGTTTGAGACAGCGATtccatttgtaagcgtgaaaccgctggatatttttaaagggtaactccagcaattttacacattaaagtgtgtttacaggtctatTACTGcctatgtgaaaaagtagtataatgCCTTTTGTGGCtgaatttaatgtaataaattgcttccagtgatgtcactcactggcTATGACGCATTGTGTGTATTGTAGGCAATTTAtggagtcacaaaaggcttAATACTACTTTTATGTAGTCATTCTCCCAAAGACTTGTAAATACACTTTCATGTGAAAAGCCAAAATTTTAATCTTGttctgaccctaaccaagtggttgttctgcctaaacctaaccaggcgATACGCACAGCATCATCACAAATCTCAAAATTTGACcaacagaaatgaaaagttgcaacatgCAGAAACGTATATTGCCAAAacttattctggcgactgggttgtgCACATACAGGGGTGGAGAGGTAAAGGAGGGAAAGGAAAGTGAAGTACTGAGACATGGActaatatattgtttttgtttaggtgTTTTCATGAAATTTGTTcataataagaaaaatagacACCAGCCTTTGCCTTTAATGTCTATGATGAAGTGGGCAGCCTTGAATCATTCATGGTAAAATGCATGCAAACTTTTAGAGCAAAGCTGTTAATGaacattattaattattacttaTCAAGCATCCAAAATGAGGGAACAGCAGAAGCGTTGCTTACTGTTTGGTCACACTTACGAATGGCAATGTTGTAACCTTATATGTTTAGATAATAAAGAGTGAcagcagaaaaagaggaaaagctCACTGCAGATCTACGAGTAGCTCTAAGTGCTTCAAAACAGAGTCAGTGTTACGTCTGCGGCCGGTTCTGTGCAGGTCATACTACAGTACTGTGGTGTTTGATATATTATAACTCACTGTTGCCAGCCAGTGGGCTGCGTGAGAACACTGACCCTGCTGAGCTGCTCCTGTAACTGTTCCCTTAGAGACAAGGGGCACTTATCAAACTGCCTCTTCAGCTCATTGTACTCATTCTTCTGCTTTTCCAGGACCTTCCGCTCAGCCGACACATTAGCCCTCCCCTAaaaacacatagaaacacacacacacatacgcacaatTGGgtatgcattcacacacacatacacacacacacagaccaacccagggagaaacaaaaaaaaaatcacagacaaCTCAAATCCATGCAGCCAAGCTTTAAAGCTGACAGGCCGAGGTGGTTATTAGAGGATTGAAGCAGAGGTTAGGCTGGCAGGAGAGTTAGAGGTTAGAGTGCTCGGTTACATACATCTGGGAGAAAAATCAAAAGGTTTGTGCATGTTTGAATCTACATTTTAATGTTGGTCACATCCAGCTAAAAGTCGCTAACGGACATCCCAGAGAGaggacagtttgtgttttgtgttttaggAAAAACAGCTAATAAACAGGCAGTGCAGGTCAGTTGAAGATCTGTAGATATTGTATATCTAGACAGCTGTGTACATTCAAGAATGAGTGAGTTCTTAAATAATCAAACATAGGAACATTTCCAAACATTCACGTGCAGTAGCTTTGAGCAAACTGACATGACATAGTTTTGGATTCCTGGGTGCccaccttctccttctccttctggGTGGCCTTGTCCAGCTGGCTGAgtttgagctgcagctgagagaTGATTTCATTCTcagcctccacctgctcctgctCAGCCCGCCTCTCCGCCTGCAGCAGGGCCTGCTCCATCTCCGCCTAGAGACAAGCATGGAGTCACAGTCTGCAGGCCACCAAATGCCGTCAAGCTACATAAATACCGAAAGGTGAAACAGAGAGAGCATACAAATGAAGAGTgtctgctgagtgtgtgtgtgtgtgtgtgtgtgtgtgtgtgtgtgtgtgtgtgtgtgtgtgttgacctCCTGTTTGGTCTCTTGTAACTGCTGCTccagttcactgactctgtgcTTCAAGTCATCAACCCTGGCCAAGaccctgctcctctcctcctcaagATAGACCTGCTCCTGACCGGCTAACAGCTCTTCACACTGAGGGCAGATTTAAATAACACTTATGAAGCACTTATTCATGCCTCATTCTGCATGAccatatttaaaatgtgaaatttaacttttgtgatttaaatgtctgatttatcttgtgaaaagttcaataaaacattaaataagaCATAAAATTAGATTTAGATTTCAGAGGCAAGCACAAATAATCCGACACTTCTTTCTCTGCACACTTGCATGtctgcatgaatgtgtgtgttacctCTTGGTGTgtgctctctgtgctgctggacTCCTCTCTCTGGGTCTCCTCATCGTTCTCTCTCTGGGCCCTCTGAAGGGACGTCCCCCCTCCTGCGTCTGAGCCGGCTCCTCCAGCGCCCCCCAGCAGCCCGCTCCTCACCACCTCAGCCAGCTCCACAGCACTGTCCTCATGATTATACTCTGCACACAGATTGAGGATGGTCTCCAGCCTCTGACGCTCCTGTAGAAGATGTAAGCAAGCCGTGAGCACACATTATAGATTGTATTGCAAATCAGCTTCGAGTGTCCTTGTGTGACATTGTCCCATTTATAGGCAGCTGTCCCTCAGCCACTGGCACGGGACAACTGTAACCTGATAGCAGGAGGGCCGGAGCTGATGCAGTTCGTCTCTCAGGAGGGGTTCATAGTAAAACCCCTCagaaataactgactgttaTAAAGTTAAGAAGAATAAATGTAAGACGTGATTGAGATTTGTTTGCTGCTCAGCAGTTGTCATCTGTTTTTTACTGTCTGAACAGAGCTGCTTTTAATGTTCCTCTGTGTTATGCATTTGTTTGATATCCCACATGGTTCTAGTTTCTGCTTGATCTGTTATGTCTCCGAACTCCAAACAATGGGATTCTTGCTTTAATCtgctaaaacagaaaaaagcagcGCAGAATGTGGAATGATAATTAGGAATCTGGCAAGACGAGCAACAATTGTGCCTGATGTGCATCTTGCAGCAGTATTGTTGCCTCTACAACCACTTTTGTCTGGCATTCACAGTAAATTATACACCAAGTCAATCATGAGGATTGACTTCAAGTGCAAGAATTATACCTTTGACAGTTGTTTATGCTGTTTGACTGGTTCATTTAAGGCTACAACCATTAGCCgcttagcctagcttagctggaagagactggaagcagggggaaacaggcACCCTGGCTCCCTGCAAAGGTTATAAAGTCTCTCCGTCAGCacatctaaagctcactaattaacatgttatatgaTATTATGGTATGTTATATGAGGCAGATATTGTACCAAGTATGAGGGTAATATCTACCGTCATCAGTCCGCAAGAAGCTAATTAAGCATTATTTCTTAAAATGGTGAACTTTTGCTTTAACTTGAAAATAGTAAAGCAACACAGTGTAACACTGAAACAAACTCCTCTACCTTATTATTCCTGAAAAGTTGAGGTGCAAttgcaataataatatttttgctTCGTTTATCACCATAGAAATCCTCTAAATTTACCATAGTAACACATTCAGAAATAGACATTTTTGTGCTCTGTTACAAACCAGCAGTTTGGACCCGTCCCAGTGGAACTGATGCTAAAATTAACTTTTCTATTACACCTCTTCCGCTCATGCTATGCCCTTTACTTTTGATGAGAGATAACACGCAGCATGGCTTTTCGAAGTACAGAAATATCCACGTATGTAGGTTGGGTTCAGTAAAGTGTTTGCCAACTGTGCCAAAAGAGCAGTGTGCCAGCTGTAGGGCCTTCATTTCACTGGCAGGAAATCCTCCCTTTGTCTCTCTCATCTATAGGTCTGCACTTTATCATTTTTGTGTGCTTCTTTCAAGGCTGTGATACCAAAAAGTCAAGAACCTAGTCCAGGACCCAAAACATAGTAAAACACAAGGTGGCAGGTTTagcattaaatgtattttgtgagGGAATATGCACCATTATACCACTCTTATGTCTGTATGATAATAAGAAGCTAACTTCACTGCCAGGAGACATTAGCATCTTAGCATAGACTGTAGGCTAAACTGGGAGAAGACAGCTAGCACCTCTGATGCTCATGAAACAACACAATGCATCTCGTTTGTTTCATCAATAGTTCAAATTTTACACCTCAGTGTCTGTTTGATTTTGCCCTCTCTTCGTACTAAGCTAAACAGCTCACCCTCATGACTTCATAGTaacatctgtctttttttttttacattttagcttgtgtataaattaaacaaatgagatatggCTATGGCTAAATATAAGGCTAATTAGCAGAGTCAAGCTTGTTGTTTACCCATGTTTCCAGTCTTTCTTTTTCagccaagctaagctaattatCTCCTGGCCCCATACCTTTATACTTAAAGATACAATATATAAGAAGTGGCCGGCTGTTGAAGGTAAACAAACAGGGATCAGCATTTTACCAGAGTatcagctaactgctgctaactgtggctgccaTTATtatagctagttagctcagttagccgtgaaGCTCAGAGCACCAGAGGAGTGTTGATGTTCACACCACTAGGACTCGACCCAAACAGGCcatggctagctggttagcatgctaactgtaggagatatctctgcaacacaatacatagacgtcataatgaagattattttcttctcatttaactctgtgtaactattcctttaacaggCGTCCAGCATTATTATATAGCCTAGTCTTGAACCTCCATTCACCTAAACATGGTCCCCTGGGACACTACTGTGGTCATTAACTTTCTCACAACGTGTTCATCTAAATTcagcatgtgtgttttctatGTGTATGGACATAATTTACtgtataaacacaagcaaaaaacctcatcatcatcattcaatATTTGCTGAGTAAAAGCTACAGCACAAAAGAAGCACAACAAAACCTAAAAAACTCAGCCGACACTGAACATATCTCTCATTTTCTCATCTGTTTATGTATATGTAAAGGCGTACATTGTCTGCAAAAAgcatgcacatactgtatcCACAGCAGTCCAACTCAGACACATGTTGTCTGTAACTCTTATTTGTTACCAGAAACCCTTTGGTTCCTGAAATAGTCTGTGGATAAGGAGGGCCGGGAATtactccacccctcctcctcctatgGTCCTTTCAGCTGTCAGAGGCAAGCCGGGGTGGGGGGCTGGAGGGTGTGGGCTGAGGATGGATAACAAGTATGCTGTCTATATGATCGTGCGTGGGTACGAATAAGAAAGAGCCCAGTCCGTCAAGCAGAGGCAGCCCTGAAAGTAAAAGCCACTCGTCCTTTTGATAAATATAGTGTTGAGCAATAACCAGCCGCGCCCTCTGCTCTGGACCTCAAGACATGTGGAGGAATGTTCACCCCGCGTTACTCGGGCCACATGGGCTGACGGTGCCAGTAATGCTCTGGGGAGATGAGCTGGTGGCTGTGTGCCAGGAGATTTAGACAAGATATCTGAATGCAGACATGATGTCTGCCGTGCCAACAGTCTCAGCGCCTTCTCCACTCAACTGTATTCATGTCCTTTAAAAATGATGGTGTTTATCGACCCTGTAgtgtttgtcctgtgttgtttttaaatctgaagCCAGACACTTTTTCACATTGTGTTCCTTACTAACCAACGAGCTAACTACACAAATAAACGTAAAGACTATGCCtatgtttaaatgtgaaataatgaatatgtttttttacagtttttatagTTCGACATTTCAGgaatacttttatttgtttttttttggagagAGTTTAATACCACTCTCACATCTGTGCATTAATATGATGCTACAGCCAAGAAacatttagcttagcttagcctagccTAGTTTAGCTTGGTGTAAAGACTAAAGAAGGGGTAAACAATTAGCCTGGCACTGTCcaaagctaaaacaaaaaatgaaaaaactatGAAGTTTAAGGAGatgattagcttagcatagcataaacaATAGAAACAAGCCTGGCTCTGtacaaaggttaaaaaaaaaggtcttcCTACAGGGACCCTCTAAAGCTCACATATGATGTTGTTTCTCAATAAAATCGGTTTAATCTgtgtaaaaacatcaaaatatacacttaaatatgaagctaaggGAAACAATTAGCTTATCTTAGTGTAAAGACTAGAAACAAGgaaaaacagctagcctgtctctgtctgaagCTAAAgcatctgcctaccagcacctctaaagatCATCGATTAACATGATTCTCGCTTGTTTAAATTGTGTAAAAATTACCAAACTAAACTTAAATATGACGCTAGTGGAGATGATTAGCTTAGTCaagcataaagactagaaacagggGGGTAACAGCTAGCTTGACTCTGTCCAAAACTAAAAAGTCTGCCTACAAGCTCATTATTAACACATTTCTGGCTTGTTTgctttgtgtgaaaatgattaTGTTTCACTTAAAGCAAAAGGAGATGTCACTTggcataaagacaaaaaaaaaaaaaaaaaaatcttcagaCTAAGCCACGCTAGCCGTTTCTCCTGTTTCCCACCACCAAGTCGGTGGTGAACATGATTGCATATCTAGCCGGGTAAAGTTAGAGTTATTTATCCAGATGTGGTGGAGATCAGAACACAGCtataataaaaacagtaaacatTGACTTACAGTTGTCAGGTCACCAGAAACACCACTCCAGATTAATGCTAACgttgctctgtgtgtgctggATGCTTAAGAAATGTTTACGATGTTTTGTGCTATAGTATACAACATACGCCTGGATATTTCTGTGGCTCTGCACCTGTCAGCTTGTTTCGATGTTTCGCTCCTAATTGATTATTGCAGATTTAAAGTATATACAAATTCCATCCTTGCATAAACAGAATATAGActaaacaaaaagtcaaaaccaGAGCAGCAAATGTTTTCTTCGTGACTTCCTGAGAGACGCTCACATCAGCATCTGCAGATTTGAACCGCAGCTATCATACTGAAATTATTTGTTCCTCTCATATCTATTGTGAAGTGATAGCATATGGTTATAGTATACACCTTGATGTGCTGATCACTTAccattttctccatttcctGCTCACgcagcctctcctctctctgccagcGGTGGTATTCCAACAAGTCGTCCTCATTGTCGTTGATCTCAGAGATGCTGTTTTTGCGTTCCCGGGTGTATGGTTTCACAAGACTCTGCTCCTTGCTGGAAGATCCACTCATGGTCATGCAGGGGGTCTTTCTTTGGCTATGAGGGCTGCCAAGAGGAGACGAAGCAGACAGAGAACCCAGGCCTGACTTGATGCCACAACCAGGCCTCAACTGCCTGCCTCCAGGCTCCTTCTCCAGCCCAGACATTGACGATGGACTCTGGGCATACAGTGCCCTCATGGCTTCTGCTTTGGAAGGACCTACAAGTTTACGGGGGCCCTGGGGGCTGTCGGGGACAGGTTTGGCAGCGAAGCCCTGCGATCCTGGAGTCCCTCTGTGGGACATGTAAGGGCTGACAGGAGGACGATCTTTGGTGGACCCAGTTAGCTCTGGAGTCCTGAGTCTTTGAGGGACCTCTGAGTGAGACAGGGGCTGATCTCTCATAGGACTGGGGGATCTCTTCTGCAGGGAGGGGCCTCTTGTTCGAGGACTGGGTGGAGCTGTTGGGGAGAATCTGACAGATGATGGTTTGTGACTAGAGTTTTCTGTGCCCTGTCCTGACCTTGACGTGGCCTCACCTTTTACACTCCTAAGAATCTTTGGGCTCTCCTGGGCCCTCTGACCGCCACTGGTACCACTCGGGGCCACAGAGAGGGAGGTCCTCGGATGGGGGACGGGAGTGTGGTTGTTATGAGCGGACCTGGCGGGTACTGGAGGGGTTTTGTTGCCAAGGTTATGGATCAGAAAGGTGCTGCTGTTTTCATAAATGGATTCCTCTTTCATGGAGCCATTTCTCCCATTGAGCATATTTGTTGGAGAGGGCTGTTTACCCGGCCCTGATGATGAGACCTTCAGAACCAAAGAGTCCTGGAGGTTCTTTGCTAGGTTGTTGGATCTGGAGTCTCCGTTGCTCGAAAAGGACTGATGGTTCCCGTTGAGGACACTGTGGGAGTCTGCGAAGGGAGACAGAAACACTCCTGCTGAATAAAGGAGGCAGACACTTGGAGAGACagttgcacaaacacacataaacaaacacagtggaAGGAATCCgtcttttgttgtctttgtccTACTGACATCCAGCACACCTCAGGTCAGTGCTGTGGGacataaaaggaaaaacacacatgccTGAACATGTTGTTacacacacctaaacacaaAGTGTCTCTGTGGCTCACTTTACATAGTGATAAATGTCTCCTGTATGAGGGATGTTGTGCTCCTCAGTTGTGTTGTAATCCTACAGGGATCTGGAGCTGCTAAATATAAAAGCTGCAGCCGTGTACCTCATTCAGAGCTGATGAAATCAGGGGCTGGTCAGGAAAGAGTGGGCCATACACACTGGGCAGGGTGTGGCGTCTCTTACTGTACTGTTCGGACAGCCAAACCAGTAAGGTCAGAGGAGAATGGACTCTAAATATCATCGGCAGCACGAGGGGCCAGAATAATATAACATCACCTGAATGTAACTGCATAAAGAAAGATTACAACAATCCTGTGTCACAATGGGGTCACACCTTGAGCGAAAACCACAGATTGAAATGAACTAGATCACAATGTAGGCCACAGATAATTAGTCCTGAACAAGTTATTTCTGCTTTCGGTCAGATAACGGCCAATTTTTGAGTCAAACTTCGGGACCAATTGTGcagtaaatgtcaaaaatcacaaatcacacaggagaacaaaacaaaaacatcctgTCAACTACAAAATTCATTCAGTTCTGAGCTTTACATCAACATTTCTAACCAATGAAGTGTTAACAGTTGTCTTTCATCATGTTTACTACATCTCAGTGACCATTTGTTCAGACGTAAGCCCTAAAACATGGATGGTCTAATCAACTAATCATGTACAGCTTGATCACAATACGTCATCCTACCCAGAGGCCAAAGTCTTGTAATTCTCTCTCGCACATGTACGATCCTTGTTCAGGAACCTTTGCAGCATCTTGATTTTTACACTAAGGTAGTGGGAGTCCAACTGTGAATAAATACCTATCAGCTCAAAGCGTTTGCTCTGCCCAGAATAGCTCCTGAGGAAACAGTAAAACCTTCGTACACACAGTTGACACTCGACGTCTTTATTCCTGTATCCTTTCTAACTGTATGAACACAAACCATGACTGGATCACAGCAATTGTTCCATCTGGAGAGTTATATCATTATCAAAGCGGGGTCTTTACCAGTAGGATGAGTTCTTGCGGTGCTCAGTCCTCCAGGCAGCATGCTCTTCATCCGCAGGGCCTCCTCTGGATGGTTGAAGCGAAAAAAGGCAGACTGGCCAAAACACAGCATGCACCCTGCCAGGAGACACAACAGTGTGGGTGGGAAGCTGTCAGTGATGTGTTAGTTAGCATCTTCAGAGGCAAAGTCTTAGCAACACCATGAATGATTGATTCTAACAATATATTATTGGTGGTttagtgttgttttgttcatatttaaGAATGAATTACTTTCAGTTACTTCAATCATTCAACTAATTCTGGTTGAAATGGGACCCCAAAGCTCTCTTTCAATGGCTTAACTGG
It contains:
- the phldb1a gene encoding pleckstrin homology-like domain family B member 1 isoform X2; the encoded protein is MERMSRNKVEHGRQTHQVLQSTPLDLFETGKSLKVQAERPHLVSLGSGRLSTAITLLPLSEGRTTLGSDGTDIPLQGHGIAAQHCYIENKAGSITLYPCGNQCSVDGLPITKPFRLTQGCMLCFGQSAFFRFNHPEEALRMKSMLPGGLSTARTHPTDSHSVLNGNHQSFSSNGDSRSNNLAKNLQDSLVLKVSSSGPGKQPSPTNMLNGRNGSMKEESIYENSSTFLIHNLGNKTPPVPARSAHNNHTPVPHPRTSLSVAPSGTSGGQRAQESPKILRSVKGEATSRSGQGTENSSHKPSSVRFSPTAPPSPRTRGPSLQKRSPSPMRDQPLSHSEVPQRLRTPELTGSTKDRPPVSPYMSHRGTPGSQGFAAKPVPDSPQGPRKLVGPSKAEAMRALYAQSPSSMSGLEKEPGGRQLRPGCGIKSGLGSLSASSPLGSPHSQRKTPCMTMSGSSSKEQSLVKPYTRERKNSISEINDNEDDLLEYHRWQREERLREQEMEKMERQRLETILNLCAEYNHEDSAVELAEVVRSGLLGGAGGAGSDAGGGTSLQRAQRENDEETQREESSSTESTHQECEELLAGQEQVYLEEERSRVLARVDDLKHRVSELEQQLQETKQEAEMEQALLQAERRAEQEQVEAENEIISQLQLKLSQLDKATQKEKEKKTEALEVGTKQFEELEFCQLEEESSLEEKKEAQSSQLLQERAEYHCSVAQRKERMGTLEAQVKQLGLQAAQECERMVKDRTLTLQLLQKEQERLCHLEKRYHILTGGRSFPKPNSSMKEDCLHISEPDLVNADGPPHSPCPSSASLSSSPHIPSPELCPVRLQEEYLRLSDVYKMYGSASMQPRSSSPAALHCLSLAVAPALPCEEYITVSQLSRIFGMQRVDPSSSSASASIASFQLASSEAAFSCHSAACGPSSFLSAQSQPELSRNAMPPINLERWYQDIMAAGEPRPCPPPLPAKSFSTRRQGQLLKSKSDGEVGQAAALPHSSGAAHERNASTKGLQLMLSNPLDMDPRRQFALQNKDLSPTVHHSILHHQPPPGGSQAYDTLSLESSDSMETSVSTGNSACTPESACGLEAQRIEEMEKMLKEAQQEKARLIENREREVQARRQMLEEERRRREEAERRLLDETAHRQRLVEEEVKMREKHFSQARPMTRYLPNRKEEFDLRAHVESSGHSIDTCPFVILTEKMCKGHLVKMGGKIKSWKKRWFVFDRLKRNFAYYVDKHETKLKGLIYFQAIEEVYYDHLRSATKSPNPSLTFCVKTHDRLYYMVAPSPEAMRIWMDVIVTGAEGYTQFMS